One region of Astyanax mexicanus isolate ESR-SI-001 chromosome 15, AstMex3_surface, whole genome shotgun sequence genomic DNA includes:
- the arhgap44b gene encoding rho GTPase-activating protein 44 isoform X2: MKKQFNRMRQLANQTVGRAEKTEVLSDDLLQVEKRLELVKQVSSSTHKKLTACLQGQQGTELDKRSVKSPVRKVPLASLAQSLLDGAAVLGDDFLLGKVLRLCGETQEHLAQELQTFELQMEKDIIEPLNTLSEVEIPNIQKQRKHLAKLVLDMDSARTRWQSSKSSTLTSKEQHLGAKADSLREELEEAANRVEICRDQLSTDMYSFVAKETDYANYFQTLIELQAEYHRKSLELLQNVLPQIKAQQELWVEKPCFGKPLEEHLRLSGRDIAFPIEACVTMLLDCGLQEEGLFRVAPAASKLKKLKAALDCGVLDVQEYSADPHAVAGALKSYLRELPEPLMTFDLYDEWIQASNVQDQEACLQALLLVCEKLPEPNINNFRYLMKFLAKLSESDTINKMNAGNIAIVLGPNLLWPQSQGNLTDMMTTMSLQVVRIIEPIIQHADWFFPGEIEFNITGHYGSPVHTNHNSISSSAWPEPDQTDGKKGHRRPLSVATDNMLLEFYRKDSVLKTKELSPVIGQRGLQTSPPGGHSQVSENSLHPLGKAKSLSPSRWSDHTPSQPSPISLSPNPPTPPSFSYSPVYATIGSPGHSSPASLSAPSPISATLPKIHPISKPPRRRPGLPPPRAPSPQPLEHTGAEENMATDSLSIQYLPIINVQPDVIPDKISGTPFRISVTPCESEEESTQL, translated from the exons ATGAAGAAACAGTTCAACCGAATGCGGCAGCTCGCCAACCAGACCGTGGGCAG AGCTGAAAAAACTGAAGTGTTAAGTGATGATCTACTGCAG gtcGAGAAAAGGTTGGAGCTGGTGAAGCAGGTCTCCAGTAGCACTCATAAGAAACTGACGGCCTGTCTCCAGGGACAACAGGGAACAGAGTTGGACAAACGATCCGTCAAATCTCCAGTG AGAAAGGTGCCGCTTGCATCTCTGGCACAGAGCCTTCTGGATGGAGCCGCTGTACTGGGAGATGACTTTCTGTTGGG taaggTGCTGAGGTTGTGTGGAGAGACTCAGGAGCATTTGGCCCAGGAGCTGCAAACGTTTGAACTGCAGATGGAGAAAGACATCATAGAACCACTGAACACACTCTCTgag GTTGAAATTCCTAACATTCAAAAACAGAGGAAGCATTTAGCCAAGCTGGTTCTGGACATGGACTCTGCTCGGACACG GTGGCAGTCGTCTAAGTCTTCAACACTAACCAGTAAAGAGCAGCATTTAGGAGCCAAAGCCGACTCCCTGagggaggagctggaggaggcaGCCAATCGAGTGGAGATTTGCAGA GATCAGCTCTCAACAGACATGTATAGTTTCGTGGCCAAAGAAACTGATTATGCAAACTACTTTCAGACG CTGATTGAGCTTCAGGCAGAATATCACAGAAAGTCCCTGGAGCTGCTTCAGAACGTTCTTCCTCAAATTAAAGCACAGCAAG AATTGTGGGTTGAGAAACCATGTTTTGGGAAGCCACTGGAGGAGCACCTGAGGCTCAGCGGCCGAGACATCGCCTTCCCAATTGAGGCCTGTGTGACCATGCTGCTGGATTGCGGTCTGCAGGAGGAG ggtttGTTCAGGGTGGCTCCTGCTGCCTCTAAGCTGAAGAAGCTGAAGGCCGCTCTGGACTGTGGAGTTCTGGACGTACAGGAGTATTCCGCTGACCCTCACGCTGTTGCAG GTGCGCTGAAGTCTTACCTGCGGGAGCTTCCTGAGCCCCTCATGACCTTTGACCTCTACGATGAGTGGATACAAGCATCAAA TGTTCAGGATCAGGAGGCGTGTCTGCAGGCGCTGCTGCTGGTGTGTGAGAAACTGCCTGAACCCAACATCAACAACTTCAG GTATTTAATGAAGTTTCTGGCAAAGCTGAGTGAGAGCGACACCATCAACAAAATGAACGCAGGAAACATCGCCATCGTCCTCGGACCCAACCTGCTGTGGCCTCAATCACAGGG GAATTTAACGGACATGATGACCACTATGTCGCTCCAGGTTGTGCGGATCATTGAGCCCATAATTCAGCACGCTGACTGGTTCTTCCCTGGAG AGATTGAGTTTAATATAACAGGACATTACGGCAGTCCCGTCCACACCAACCATAACTCTATCTCCAGCTCCGCCTGGCCTGAGCCTGATCAGACAGACGGTAAGAAGGGCCACAGGCGGCCGCTGAGCGTAGCTACAGACAacatgctgctggagttttacaGGAAGGACAG tgtacTGAAGACTAAGGAACTTTCGCCAGTGATTGGACAACGAGGTCTTCAGACCTCGCCCCCTGGTGGACACTCACAGGTGTCTGAAAACAGCCTACACCCACTTGGGAAAG cgaAGAGCCTGTCCCCCAGCAGATGGTCCGACCACACCCCCAGTCAACCTTCGCCCATCAGCCTGTCACcgaacccccccacccccccctcctTCAGCTACTCGCCGGTCTACGCCACCATCGGCTCTCCTGGGCACAGTTCCCCCGCTTCCCTCTCTGCCCCTTCCCCCATCTCTGCCACCCTCCCTAAAATCCATCCCATCTCCAAACCCCCCCGGCGCAGACCCGGCCTGCCCCCGCCCCGCGCCCCCAGCCCTCAGCCTCTGGAGCACACTGGTGCAGAGGAGAACATGGCCACAG atTCTTTGAGCATCCAGTATCTGCCCATCATCAACGTTCAGCCAGATGTTATTCCGGACAAGATCTCTGGCACCCCCTTCAGGATTTCTGTGACACCATGTGAATCGGAGGAGGAGAGCACTCAACTTTAA
- the arhgap44b gene encoding rho GTPase-activating protein 44 isoform X1, whose product MAMLRRKLRLSRSGRRNTQKRSEAEKTEVLSDDLLQVEKRLELVKQVSSSTHKKLTACLQGQQGTELDKRSVKSPVRKVPLASLAQSLLDGAAVLGDDFLLGKVLRLCGETQEHLAQELQTFELQMEKDIIEPLNTLSEVEIPNIQKQRKHLAKLVLDMDSARTRWQSSKSSTLTSKEQHLGAKADSLREELEEAANRVEICRDQLSTDMYSFVAKETDYANYFQTLIELQAEYHRKSLELLQNVLPQIKAQQELWVEKPCFGKPLEEHLRLSGRDIAFPIEACVTMLLDCGLQEEGLFRVAPAASKLKKLKAALDCGVLDVQEYSADPHAVAGALKSYLRELPEPLMTFDLYDEWIQASNVQDQEACLQALLLVCEKLPEPNINNFRYLMKFLAKLSESDTINKMNAGNIAIVLGPNLLWPQSQGNLTDMMTTMSLQVVRIIEPIIQHADWFFPGEIEFNITGHYGSPVHTNHNSISSSAWPEPDQTDGKKGHRRPLSVATDNMLLEFYRKDSVLKTKELSPVIGQRGLQTSPPGGHSQVSENSLHPLGKAKSLSPSRWSDHTPSQPSPISLSPNPPTPPSFSYSPVYATIGSPGHSSPASLSAPSPISATLPKIHPISKPPRRRPGLPPPRAPSPQPLEHTGAEENMATDSLSIQYLPIINVQPDVIPDKISGTPFRISVTPCESEEESTQL is encoded by the exons ATGGCTATGTTGAGAAGAAAGCTGCGTCTCTCCAGATCTGGACGCAGAAACACACAGAAGCGTTCAGA AGCTGAAAAAACTGAAGTGTTAAGTGATGATCTACTGCAG gtcGAGAAAAGGTTGGAGCTGGTGAAGCAGGTCTCCAGTAGCACTCATAAGAAACTGACGGCCTGTCTCCAGGGACAACAGGGAACAGAGTTGGACAAACGATCCGTCAAATCTCCAGTG AGAAAGGTGCCGCTTGCATCTCTGGCACAGAGCCTTCTGGATGGAGCCGCTGTACTGGGAGATGACTTTCTGTTGGG taaggTGCTGAGGTTGTGTGGAGAGACTCAGGAGCATTTGGCCCAGGAGCTGCAAACGTTTGAACTGCAGATGGAGAAAGACATCATAGAACCACTGAACACACTCTCTgag GTTGAAATTCCTAACATTCAAAAACAGAGGAAGCATTTAGCCAAGCTGGTTCTGGACATGGACTCTGCTCGGACACG GTGGCAGTCGTCTAAGTCTTCAACACTAACCAGTAAAGAGCAGCATTTAGGAGCCAAAGCCGACTCCCTGagggaggagctggaggaggcaGCCAATCGAGTGGAGATTTGCAGA GATCAGCTCTCAACAGACATGTATAGTTTCGTGGCCAAAGAAACTGATTATGCAAACTACTTTCAGACG CTGATTGAGCTTCAGGCAGAATATCACAGAAAGTCCCTGGAGCTGCTTCAGAACGTTCTTCCTCAAATTAAAGCACAGCAAG AATTGTGGGTTGAGAAACCATGTTTTGGGAAGCCACTGGAGGAGCACCTGAGGCTCAGCGGCCGAGACATCGCCTTCCCAATTGAGGCCTGTGTGACCATGCTGCTGGATTGCGGTCTGCAGGAGGAG ggtttGTTCAGGGTGGCTCCTGCTGCCTCTAAGCTGAAGAAGCTGAAGGCCGCTCTGGACTGTGGAGTTCTGGACGTACAGGAGTATTCCGCTGACCCTCACGCTGTTGCAG GTGCGCTGAAGTCTTACCTGCGGGAGCTTCCTGAGCCCCTCATGACCTTTGACCTCTACGATGAGTGGATACAAGCATCAAA TGTTCAGGATCAGGAGGCGTGTCTGCAGGCGCTGCTGCTGGTGTGTGAGAAACTGCCTGAACCCAACATCAACAACTTCAG GTATTTAATGAAGTTTCTGGCAAAGCTGAGTGAGAGCGACACCATCAACAAAATGAACGCAGGAAACATCGCCATCGTCCTCGGACCCAACCTGCTGTGGCCTCAATCACAGGG GAATTTAACGGACATGATGACCACTATGTCGCTCCAGGTTGTGCGGATCATTGAGCCCATAATTCAGCACGCTGACTGGTTCTTCCCTGGAG AGATTGAGTTTAATATAACAGGACATTACGGCAGTCCCGTCCACACCAACCATAACTCTATCTCCAGCTCCGCCTGGCCTGAGCCTGATCAGACAGACGGTAAGAAGGGCCACAGGCGGCCGCTGAGCGTAGCTACAGACAacatgctgctggagttttacaGGAAGGACAG tgtacTGAAGACTAAGGAACTTTCGCCAGTGATTGGACAACGAGGTCTTCAGACCTCGCCCCCTGGTGGACACTCACAGGTGTCTGAAAACAGCCTACACCCACTTGGGAAAG cgaAGAGCCTGTCCCCCAGCAGATGGTCCGACCACACCCCCAGTCAACCTTCGCCCATCAGCCTGTCACcgaacccccccacccccccctcctTCAGCTACTCGCCGGTCTACGCCACCATCGGCTCTCCTGGGCACAGTTCCCCCGCTTCCCTCTCTGCCCCTTCCCCCATCTCTGCCACCCTCCCTAAAATCCATCCCATCTCCAAACCCCCCCGGCGCAGACCCGGCCTGCCCCCGCCCCGCGCCCCCAGCCCTCAGCCTCTGGAGCACACTGGTGCAGAGGAGAACATGGCCACAG atTCTTTGAGCATCCAGTATCTGCCCATCATCAACGTTCAGCCAGATGTTATTCCGGACAAGATCTCTGGCACCCCCTTCAGGATTTCTGTGACACCATGTGAATCGGAGGAGGAGAGCACTCAACTTTAA